A portion of the Paenibacillus hamazuiensis genome contains these proteins:
- a CDS encoding beta-propeller domain-containing protein: MKKIALLTSLIALGMVLSPSVLPQATVKASEEVKLTLSGQPLTFSLQPRMLNGTLFVPLRELTTALGADVSWNEDSGSVTVSKSGTSLTFTVGSHVAVRGDAQIQMSAAPVMEQGQMLVPLRLISESFDFNVYWDGANLTADIMNAAESLPTVGSADKLKELLQEASADSPAYVGDGIAVRAMKVPISVGIKEKAKSSADSAPESPAAPTASVAANAEFSGTLKVIDQNGAPDYSKTNVQVQVVDEADVIKTDGKYIYQVNRGRIVIAEAYPADNMNVVSTLQFENRQLSPIEMYVDDKYLIVIGNASKNVAYPAEEARSVDSPVGAKIKIAVVPENPQVTKAVIYDISDKTNLHKVREFELEGGYVTSRKVGSSLYLVANKYINRYRILQQQGAAGEQAQAVETPSYRDSLAGDSYIKIGLEDVRYFPKSIEPNYLLVAGLNLDQPDQKLAVQSYLGAGQNVYASPNNLYVTMQKYEPVTEPADADGSGAEPAAERPAMPIVAMNTTSTIYKFALDQGKIRYSAKGTVPGRVLNQYSMDEQNGYFRIATTTGEEWRQDEHTSKNNLYVLNEKLELSGKIEDIAPGERIYSVRFMGNRAYMVTYRTVDPFFVIDLADVKTPKILGQLKIPGYSNYLHPYDENHIIGFGKDTEEVSNYGGSAANGAPSTTAYYQGMKLAVFDVTNVGEPVEMFKEIIGDRGTDSPLLNNPKALLFSKEKGLLAFPVTVMEIKNKSASPTAKEVAQYGQFAFQGAYVYHLDLKDGFKLRGKITHLTEDELAKAGNRYGGDRSIQRILYIGDNLYTSSQSMLKANRLDTLEEIKSIEIK; this comes from the coding sequence ATGAAGAAGATTGCGTTACTAACATCCTTGATCGCCCTTGGCATGGTGCTGAGCCCGTCGGTGCTGCCTCAAGCGACCGTCAAGGCGTCGGAGGAGGTGAAGCTGACCTTGTCCGGACAGCCGCTGACGTTCTCCTTGCAGCCGCGGATGCTCAATGGCACGCTGTTCGTTCCGCTGCGCGAATTGACAACGGCGCTCGGCGCCGATGTATCGTGGAACGAAGACAGCGGCTCGGTCACTGTTTCCAAGTCCGGAACAAGCCTCACCTTTACGGTCGGCAGCCATGTGGCGGTGCGCGGAGACGCGCAAATTCAGATGAGCGCCGCTCCCGTTATGGAGCAAGGGCAGATGCTCGTGCCGCTTCGGCTGATCAGCGAATCGTTCGATTTTAACGTTTATTGGGACGGCGCGAATTTAACGGCGGATATTATGAACGCTGCCGAAAGTCTTCCCACGGTCGGCTCAGCGGACAAGCTGAAGGAGCTGCTGCAGGAGGCGTCTGCCGACAGCCCTGCGTACGTGGGCGACGGGATCGCCGTGCGCGCTATGAAGGTTCCGATATCCGTGGGGATTAAAGAAAAGGCAAAGTCGTCCGCCGATTCCGCGCCGGAGTCCCCGGCGGCTCCCACTGCCTCCGTTGCGGCAAATGCCGAATTCTCCGGCACCCTCAAGGTCATCGATCAAAACGGAGCGCCCGACTACTCCAAAACCAACGTGCAGGTGCAGGTCGTGGACGAAGCGGATGTCATCAAAACGGACGGCAAGTACATTTACCAGGTGAACCGCGGGCGCATCGTCATCGCCGAGGCTTACCCCGCCGATAACATGAACGTCGTCAGCACGCTCCAGTTTGAAAACAGGCAGCTGTCTCCGATCGAAATGTACGTGGACGACAAGTATTTGATCGTGATCGGAAACGCCAGCAAAAACGTCGCTTATCCGGCTGAGGAAGCCCGAAGCGTCGACTCGCCGGTCGGCGCAAAAATTAAAATCGCCGTTGTCCCGGAAAATCCGCAAGTCACGAAAGCGGTGATTTACGACATCAGCGACAAAACCAATTTGCACAAAGTGCGCGAGTTCGAGCTCGAAGGCGGATACGTCACTTCGCGTAAAGTCGGCTCTTCCTTGTATCTTGTCGCCAATAAATACATCAACAGGTACCGCATTTTGCAGCAGCAAGGCGCAGCAGGCGAGCAAGCTCAGGCTGTGGAGACCCCTTCCTACCGGGATTCGCTTGCCGGAGACAGCTACATCAAAATCGGACTGGAGGATGTCCGGTATTTTCCGAAATCGATCGAACCGAACTATCTTCTTGTCGCCGGTCTTAACCTGGATCAGCCCGATCAGAAGCTGGCCGTTCAGTCCTACCTGGGAGCCGGTCAAAACGTGTACGCTTCCCCAAACAACCTGTACGTGACGATGCAAAAGTACGAACCGGTAACCGAGCCGGCCGATGCCGACGGCAGCGGTGCCGAACCTGCCGCCGAGCGTCCGGCTATGCCGATCGTCGCGATGAATACGACCAGCACGATTTACAAATTCGCTTTGGATCAAGGTAAAATCCGCTATTCGGCTAAAGGAACGGTTCCGGGGCGGGTGCTGAATCAGTATTCGATGGACGAACAAAACGGGTACTTCCGCATCGCCACCACAACCGGCGAAGAATGGCGTCAAGACGAGCATACGTCCAAGAACAACCTGTACGTGCTGAACGAAAAACTCGAGCTGTCCGGCAAAATCGAAGATATTGCTCCCGGAGAGCGCATTTATTCCGTCCGTTTTATGGGCAATCGCGCCTATATGGTCACGTACCGTACGGTCGATCCGTTTTTCGTCATCGATTTGGCGGATGTGAAAACTCCAAAAATTCTCGGCCAGCTGAAAATTCCGGGCTACAGTAATTACCTGCATCCGTATGATGAAAATCACATCATCGGCTTCGGCAAGGATACGGAAGAAGTAAGCAATTACGGAGGTTCCGCGGCAAACGGCGCTCCTTCGACGACCGCGTATTATCAAGGCATGAAGCTGGCCGTATTCGATGTGACGAACGTCGGCGAGCCGGTAGAGATGTTCAAGGAGATCATCGGCGATCGCGGCACCGATTCCCCGCTGCTGAACAATCCGAAGGCGCTGCTGTTCTCGAAGGAAAAAGGGCTGCTTGCATTCCCGGTTACCGTGATGGAAATCAAAAACAAATCCGCTTCCCCGACGGCAAAAGAGGTGGCGCAATACGGGCAGTTCGCCTTCCAGGGCGCCTACGTATACCACCTGGATCTGAAGGATGGATTTAAGCTTAGAGGAAAAATCACTCACCTGACCGAGGATGAGCTCGCCAAGGCCGGAAACCGGTATGGCGGAGACCGCAGCATCCAGCGCATTTTGTATATCGGCGACAACCTGTACACATCTTCGCAAAGCATGCTGAAAGCTAACAGGCTGGATACGCTGGAAGAAATTAAATCTATCGAAATTAAATAG
- a CDS encoding LapA family protein — protein MKTQWILISTLVFALVTAVFAVINVEKVRVNFLFAETDLPLILVILGSTLLGGLIVGTFGIVRQFKLQRTIKQFEKQLLAWQNATGLSEPPSPETDDPQSAEASSASV, from the coding sequence ATGAAAACACAGTGGATTTTGATCAGTACGCTCGTCTTCGCCTTGGTAACGGCGGTTTTTGCCGTCATTAACGTGGAGAAAGTGCGCGTCAACTTTTTATTTGCGGAAACGGATTTGCCGCTTATTTTGGTCATTCTCGGTTCGACGCTGCTCGGCGGATTGATCGTCGGAACGTTCGGCATCGTACGCCAATTCAAGCTGCAGCGCACGATAAAGCAGTTTGAGAAGCAGCTGCTCGCCTGGCAGAATGCTACCGGTTTAAGCGAGCCCCCATCTCCGGAGACGGACGATCCGCAATCCGCAGAGGCGTCTTCCGCTTCAGTCTAG
- the pepF gene encoding oligoendopeptidase F, whose amino-acid sequence MNQVQRKDVPAEHQWKLEDLFPNQQAWDKEFQEVKESLQKVRGFQGKLSDPQALKQCFELEDDISLHTERLYVYANMKHHEDTADPTYMALSDKAKKLSVEVGEALSFISPEILSLSDEQLQQFVNHPDLQFYKRSLEELIRQKQHVLSQQEEALLAQVGNLSQAPGTIFGMLNNADMKFPKIKNDDGEEVELTHGRYIQFLESRNREVRKNAFEAMYATYGKQKNTIAATLAANVTKNVFYAKVRKYPSVLEMSLFGDNIKKEVYTNLIDTIHDSLPLMHRYMELRKKLLKLDELHMYDLFVPLVEEFDMKITYDEAKKTVLDSLKPLGDDYLKVLQEGFNGRWIDIYENEGKRSGAYSWGAYGTHPYVLLNHKDNLNSMFTLTHEMGHALHSYYSDTNQPYRYAQYTIFLAEVASTLNEALLMDYMLKKSTDPKEKMYLLTYYMDQFRTTVFRQTMFAEFEKIIHEKAEAGDSLTPQELSKIYYDLNVQYYGKDMVVDKDIEMEWARIPHFYNSFYVYKYATGFSAATSFAKQILTEGQPAVDRYLGFLKSGGSDYSINILKKAGVDMSTPEPIKQAMSVFKSLLDQMEQLAK is encoded by the coding sequence ATGAATCAAGTACAACGCAAGGATGTACCCGCCGAGCACCAATGGAAGCTCGAGGACCTGTTTCCTAACCAGCAGGCTTGGGACAAGGAATTCCAGGAGGTTAAAGAGTCGCTCCAGAAGGTGCGCGGCTTTCAAGGCAAATTAAGCGATCCTCAGGCTCTCAAACAATGCTTCGAACTCGAAGACGATATCTCCTTACATACCGAGAGACTTTACGTGTACGCGAACATGAAGCATCACGAAGATACCGCCGATCCTACATATATGGCCTTATCCGATAAAGCAAAAAAGCTGAGCGTCGAGGTCGGCGAAGCGCTGTCGTTCATCTCCCCGGAAATATTGTCCCTCAGTGACGAGCAGCTTCAGCAGTTCGTAAACCATCCGGATTTGCAGTTTTATAAAAGATCGCTCGAAGAGCTCATCCGCCAGAAGCAGCACGTGCTCAGCCAGCAGGAAGAAGCGCTGCTCGCCCAGGTCGGCAACCTGTCGCAGGCGCCGGGGACGATTTTCGGCATGCTCAACAATGCGGATATGAAGTTCCCGAAAATCAAAAACGATGACGGCGAAGAGGTCGAGCTTACCCACGGCCGCTATATCCAATTCCTTGAAAGCCGCAACCGCGAGGTGCGCAAAAATGCATTCGAAGCGATGTACGCGACCTACGGCAAACAGAAAAACACGATTGCCGCAACACTCGCGGCGAACGTGACGAAAAACGTATTTTATGCCAAGGTGCGCAAGTACCCTTCCGTTCTGGAAATGTCGCTGTTCGGCGACAACATCAAGAAGGAAGTATACACGAACCTGATCGATACGATCCACGATTCCTTGCCGCTGATGCACCGTTACATGGAGCTGCGCAAAAAGCTGCTGAAGCTGGATGAGCTGCACATGTACGATTTGTTCGTTCCGCTTGTCGAGGAATTCGACATGAAAATCACTTACGACGAAGCAAAAAAGACCGTCCTGGACAGCCTGAAGCCGCTCGGCGACGATTACCTGAAGGTGCTGCAGGAAGGCTTTAACGGCCGCTGGATCGACATTTACGAAAACGAAGGCAAGCGCAGCGGAGCCTACAGCTGGGGCGCTTACGGCACACACCCTTACGTGCTGCTCAACCACAAGGACAACCTGAACAGCATGTTCACCTTGACGCATGAGATGGGCCACGCGCTGCATTCGTATTATTCGGACACGAACCAGCCTTACCGTTACGCGCAGTACACGATTTTCCTCGCCGAGGTCGCTTCCACGCTGAACGAGGCGCTGCTGATGGATTACATGCTCAAGAAATCGACCGACCCGAAGGAAAAAATGTACCTGCTCACCTACTACATGGACCAGTTCCGGACAACGGTGTTCCGGCAAACGATGTTCGCCGAGTTCGAAAAGATCATCCACGAGAAGGCGGAAGCGGGCGATTCCCTCACTCCGCAGGAGCTGAGCAAAATTTACTACGACCTGAACGTGCAGTATTACGGCAAAGACATGGTCGTCGACAAAGATATCGAGATGGAGTGGGCGCGCATTCCGCATTTCTATAACAGCTTCTACGTGTACAAATATGCTACCGGCTTCTCGGCGGCGACCAGCTTTGCGAAACAGATTTTGACGGAAGGCCAGCCGGCCGTCGACCGTTACCTCGGCTTCCTGAAGAGCGGCGGCAGCGACTACTCGATCAACATCCTGAAAAAAGCCGGCGTCGACATGTCCACGCCGGAGCCGATCAAGCAGGCGATGAGCGTCTTCAAGAGTTTGCTCGATCAAATGGAGCAGCTGGCGAAATAA
- a CDS encoding thiamine pyrophosphate-binding protein, which translates to MAQTTLAPVKSEPINTGQRPPTSGLNVAQFILEQLHGWGVQRIYGVIGDATLYLLDELGKQNRIRYVPCRHEGAAALMASAEAKLTGKVAVCLATSGPGAANLLNGLSDAYMDRAPVLAITGQVGTAQIGTHAKQYVNQQQLLGAAVHTSELLAHPDALPELLHACLVQAQTQGTVTHLSVPKDLYHAKVNGVVTPYSAHLHQPLLSPPPAIAESAALLCGAERPVLLLGRGAAAAAEPVRRLAETLGAAVVTTYPARPLLPNDHELYAGGLGQGGSEAASAVLAESDLIAMLGATWWPREYVPAQARIVQFDMAPANIGIGHSVEKGVVGDLTHIVPQLLQEAERSRKDRSGWKRRIAQLKGEWKARIEREAADDSSPIAPQRVMKTIADQLAEDAIVCVDTGDHTLWFNRIFQAKRQDILVSGRWRTLGFALPAAIAAQLSHPGRQVVAIAGDGGAVQTIMEFQTAVQENAPLVLLVLDNGSYAMEKNRMELAGLNPLGSSIRNPDFAKLAEACGGVGMKASTANELEARLKEALSSGKPTLIQVATADTVVPHTKI; encoded by the coding sequence ATGGCCCAGACTACGCTTGCGCCGGTGAAAAGCGAGCCGATCAACACCGGACAGCGGCCGCCGACCTCGGGGCTGAATGTGGCGCAGTTTATTTTGGAGCAGCTTCACGGGTGGGGGGTGCAGCGAATATACGGCGTCATCGGCGACGCTACTTTATATTTATTGGATGAGCTGGGCAAACAGAACCGCATCCGCTACGTGCCCTGCCGCCACGAAGGAGCCGCCGCTCTGATGGCTTCCGCGGAAGCGAAGCTGACCGGCAAGGTCGCCGTCTGTCTCGCGACGAGCGGACCGGGGGCGGCCAATCTGCTGAACGGCCTCTCCGATGCATACATGGACCGCGCGCCGGTGCTCGCGATCACAGGTCAGGTCGGCACCGCGCAAATCGGCACGCACGCGAAACAATATGTGAACCAGCAGCAGCTGCTCGGCGCCGCGGTTCACACCTCGGAGCTGCTCGCCCATCCGGACGCGCTGCCGGAGCTGCTGCACGCGTGTCTCGTGCAAGCGCAAACGCAAGGGACGGTGACGCATCTCAGCGTCCCGAAAGATTTGTACCACGCCAAGGTGAACGGCGTGGTAACCCCTTACAGCGCGCATCTGCACCAGCCGCTGCTGTCTCCGCCGCCGGCGATCGCCGAGTCCGCCGCGCTGCTGTGCGGCGCCGAGCGGCCGGTGCTGCTGCTCGGCCGGGGCGCCGCAGCCGCCGCCGAGCCGGTGCGCCGGTTGGCGGAGACGCTGGGGGCCGCCGTCGTCACGACCTATCCGGCGCGCCCGCTGCTGCCAAACGACCACGAGCTGTACGCCGGCGGCCTCGGCCAAGGCGGCAGCGAGGCGGCGAGCGCGGTGCTTGCGGAAAGCGACCTGATCGCGATGCTCGGTGCGACATGGTGGCCCCGCGAGTACGTGCCGGCGCAGGCACGGATCGTGCAGTTCGATATGGCCCCGGCCAATATCGGAATCGGCCACAGTGTGGAAAAAGGCGTCGTCGGCGACTTGACGCACATCGTGCCGCAGCTGCTGCAGGAGGCGGAGCGCAGCCGCAAGGACCGCAGCGGCTGGAAGCGGCGGATCGCGCAGCTGAAAGGCGAATGGAAGGCGCGCATCGAGCGGGAAGCGGCCGATGACAGCTCGCCGATCGCTCCGCAGCGCGTCATGAAAACGATCGCGGACCAGCTCGCCGAGGACGCGATCGTCTGCGTCGATACCGGGGACCATACGCTGTGGTTCAATCGGATTTTCCAGGCGAAACGGCAGGACATTCTGGTATCCGGCCGCTGGCGGACGCTCGGCTTCGCGCTGCCGGCCGCCATCGCGGCACAGCTGTCGCACCCCGGGCGGCAGGTGGTCGCAATTGCGGGAGACGGCGGGGCGGTGCAAACGATCATGGAGTTCCAGACGGCCGTGCAGGAGAATGCTCCCCTCGTACTGCTCGTGCTGGACAACGGCTCTTACGCGATGGAAAAAAACCGGATGGAGCTCGCCGGTTTGAATCCGCTCGGCAGCTCGATCCGAAATCCCGATTTTGCCAAGCTGGCCGAGGCTTGCGGCGGAGTCGGCATGAAGGCTTCCACCGCGAATGAGCTGGAGGCGCGGCTGAAGGAGGCGTTGTCCTCGGGAAAACCGACGCTGATTCAGGTAGCGACCGCCGATACCGTCGTGCCGCACACGAAGATTTGA
- a CDS encoding TerC family protein (Members of this highly hydrophobic protein family,regularly are found preceded by the yybP-ykoY manganese riboswitch (see RF00080). A metal cation transport function is proposed.): MEWFTADWLAALFSIIMIDLVLAGDNAIVIGLAARNLPGELQKRAILWGTAGAILIRTLATLGVVWLLRIPGLLFIGGLLLVWIAYKLLADKKDHDIPAKNRLGAAIWTIVMADAVMGFDNVIAVAGAAHGEFALVVIGLLVSVPIVVWGSKLFIHLTERYPIIIYVGAGVLGFTAGKMLTGDLLVKSFFEANPIAKWGLVAAITAGVLIAGRWKQMLDSLARINDQGELTIPKQLGDAAGIRPDDRFTVRTDARGQLVLVKQADDDYAQNAG; encoded by the coding sequence ATGGAGTGGTTTACTGCGGATTGGCTTGCTGCACTATTCAGCATCATTATGATCGATTTGGTTTTGGCCGGGGACAACGCGATTGTCATCGGTCTCGCCGCCCGGAACTTGCCGGGCGAGCTGCAAAAACGCGCCATTTTATGGGGAACGGCGGGAGCTATTCTCATCCGGACGTTGGCGACGCTTGGAGTCGTTTGGCTGCTAAGGATACCGGGCCTTCTCTTTATCGGAGGGCTGCTGCTCGTCTGGATCGCCTACAAGCTGCTGGCGGATAAAAAGGATCACGACATTCCGGCCAAAAACCGCCTCGGTGCCGCAATCTGGACGATTGTGATGGCCGACGCGGTCATGGGCTTCGACAATGTCATTGCCGTTGCCGGCGCCGCTCACGGCGAATTCGCCCTCGTGGTCATCGGGCTGCTTGTCAGCGTGCCGATCGTCGTTTGGGGCAGCAAGCTTTTTATTCACCTGACCGAACGTTACCCCATCATTATATACGTGGGGGCCGGCGTGCTTGGGTTTACAGCCGGCAAAATGCTGACCGGCGATTTGCTGGTGAAGTCGTTTTTCGAAGCTAATCCGATCGCCAAGTGGGGACTCGTCGCGGCGATAACCGCCGGCGTCCTGATTGCCGGGCGGTGGAAGCAGATGCTTGATTCTTTGGCGCGGATCAACGACCAGGGCGAGCTTACGATCCCGAAGCAGCTCGGAGATGCCGCCGGTATTAGGCCCGACGACCGGTTTACCGTACGTACGGATGCGCGAGGACAGCTTGTGCTCGTAAAGCAGGCAGACGACGATTACGCGCAAAACGCTGGGTAA
- a CDS encoding methyltransferase domain-containing protein, which translates to MSKPRYEQVGVAMTCRSFAEYKRMFALEESQLGEGRILDIAGGASSFTAEASSRGFRAQAADPLYDMGREAIFEHGRAEIETSTAKLEKLQEHFDWSYYGDPVSHKEGRIASLNAFIADYSAPDAGERYKSGRLPQLPFDDGQFRLVLCSHFLFLYHEQFDYSFHRDAVREMLRVCSPGGEIRIYPVFTLKWDRYPHMDQLMNDLKELGAEAAFIPSGLPFIPGSNELLLIVKK; encoded by the coding sequence ATGAGTAAACCCCGTTATGAGCAAGTTGGAGTGGCGATGACATGCCGTTCGTTCGCCGAGTATAAGCGCATGTTTGCGCTGGAAGAATCGCAGCTTGGAGAAGGGCGCATACTGGACATTGCCGGAGGAGCCTCCTCATTTACGGCGGAAGCCAGCAGCCGCGGCTTTCGGGCACAGGCCGCCGATCCGCTGTACGATATGGGGCGGGAGGCGATTTTTGAACACGGCCGTGCGGAGATTGAGACGTCTACCGCCAAGCTGGAGAAACTTCAGGAGCACTTCGATTGGAGTTATTACGGTGATCCGGTAAGCCACAAAGAAGGACGTATCGCTTCCCTCAATGCGTTTATCGCCGATTATTCGGCGCCGGACGCGGGAGAACGATACAAGTCAGGGCGTTTGCCGCAGCTTCCTTTTGATGACGGGCAGTTTCGTCTTGTGCTGTGCAGCCATTTTTTATTTTTGTACCATGAGCAGTTCGACTATTCGTTCCACCGGGACGCCGTCCGCGAAATGCTTCGCGTCTGCAGCCCCGGCGGAGAGATACGCATATACCCGGTATTCACTTTGAAATGGGACCGTTATCCGCATATGGACCAGCTTATGAACGATTTGAAGGAGCTTGGAGCCGAGGCGGCGTTTATCCCTTCCGGACTTCCGTTTATTCCCGGTTCGAACGAACTGCTGCTCATTGTAAAGAAATGA
- a CDS encoding cold shock domain-containing protein, translating into MKGTVKWFNAEKGYGFIQVEGGDDVFVHFSAIQGEGFKTLEEGQQVEFDITQGNRGPQAANVIKL; encoded by the coding sequence TTGAAAGGTACAGTTAAATGGTTCAACGCAGAAAAAGGCTACGGATTCATTCAAGTTGAGGGTGGCGACGACGTATTCGTACACTTCTCCGCAATCCAAGGCGAAGGTTTCAAAACTTTGGAAGAAGGCCAACAGGTTGAATTCGACATCACGCAAGGCAACCGTGGTCCTCAAGCAGCTAACGTCATCAAGTTATAA
- the pyk gene encoding pyruvate kinase → MRKTSIVCTLGPAIRSESVLDQVIRAGMNIARVNFAHGEMADHLAAIETVRQAARKVNAPVGILLDIKGPEIRLGKLKADSFELADGQSFVLTAEQIIGDSQRASVTHPNLPAEVAPGSVVLIDDGMLELIVEKVEGQDVVCRVVHGGKLKPRKGINLPGVRTSLPGVTEKDREHILFGIQHNVDYIAMSFVRKAEDVEEVRAMLMRHNAERIQIIAKIENAEGIDNLDAIIAAADGIMVARGDLGVEIPIEDVPLAQKRMIGKCRAAGKMVITATHMLESMQLNPRPTRAEACDVANAIWDGTTAVMLSGETAVGKYPVEAVSCMARISERAELALAQHELPAPMVAV, encoded by the coding sequence ATGCGCAAAACGAGCATCGTATGTACTCTCGGACCGGCGATCCGTTCCGAATCCGTATTAGATCAGGTTATCCGCGCGGGAATGAACATTGCCCGCGTCAATTTCGCCCACGGCGAAATGGCCGACCATTTGGCCGCGATCGAGACCGTTCGGCAAGCGGCACGGAAGGTTAACGCCCCCGTCGGCATCTTGCTGGACATCAAGGGACCGGAAATCCGACTCGGCAAGCTGAAGGCCGATTCGTTCGAGCTGGCGGACGGCCAATCGTTCGTACTGACGGCCGAGCAGATCATCGGGGATTCGCAGCGCGCTTCCGTTACGCATCCGAACCTTCCGGCGGAGGTGGCGCCCGGATCGGTCGTGCTGATCGACGACGGGATGCTGGAGCTGATCGTGGAGAAAGTCGAGGGTCAGGACGTCGTCTGCCGCGTCGTGCACGGAGGCAAGCTCAAGCCGAGAAAAGGAATCAATTTGCCCGGCGTACGGACCTCCCTTCCGGGAGTCACGGAGAAAGACCGCGAGCACATTTTGTTCGGCATTCAGCACAATGTCGACTATATCGCGATGTCATTCGTCCGCAAGGCGGAGGACGTCGAGGAAGTCCGGGCCATGCTCATGCGGCATAACGCGGAACGGATTCAAATCATCGCCAAAATCGAAAACGCCGAAGGCATCGACAACCTGGACGCCATCATTGCCGCCGCCGACGGCATCATGGTCGCCCGCGGCGACCTCGGCGTGGAAATTCCGATCGAGGACGTTCCGCTCGCCCAGAAGCGGATGATCGGCAAATGCAGAGCCGCCGGAAAAATGGTCATCACGGCGACGCACATGCTCGAATCGATGCAGTTGAACCCGCGTCCGACCCGCGCGGAAGCTTGCGACGTCGCCAATGCGATATGGGACGGCACCACAGCCGTCATGTTGTCCGGCGAAACCGCGGTCGGGAAATATCCGGTCGAGGCGGTCAGCTGCATGGCGCGCATCTCCGAACGCGCGGAGCTCGCCCTGGCGCAGCATGAGCTGCCGGCGCCGATGGTTGCCGTGTAA
- a CDS encoding helix-turn-helix domain-containing protein: protein MIHVEYVRRDKGAEWFEEAEPGNGLFQVVIVTYGKCLYRISADKIIAEKGDVLLIPDNAFFYGKSIPTVTHDKYTAGFTLAAGADRSLLPMLGAERVLLLKPHQISLMAQRFKEMHERWGEPFAYREALCAGILLEMLALLQAEWDGRDRKSAKSELAELMKSYIHNHYREKVTKHEIGAFIGKSPNYAASLFREMTGQTIGDYVHTARVKAAQSLLVESGMTVEDISEYVGYADVSYFYRIFKMKLGQVPSDYTKRREARKL from the coding sequence ATGATACATGTCGAATATGTGAGGCGCGATAAAGGCGCGGAATGGTTTGAGGAGGCGGAGCCGGGGAACGGCTTGTTCCAGGTCGTTATTGTCACTTACGGCAAATGCTTGTACCGGATCAGTGCGGACAAAATTATCGCGGAGAAAGGGGATGTGCTGCTCATTCCGGACAACGCCTTCTTTTACGGCAAAAGCATCCCTACGGTGACGCACGACAAATACACGGCCGGCTTCACGTTAGCCGCGGGGGCGGACCGCAGTCTGCTGCCGATGCTGGGCGCGGAGCGCGTCCTGCTTTTGAAACCGCATCAGATCAGCCTGATGGCGCAGAGGTTTAAAGAAATGCATGAGCGTTGGGGCGAGCCGTTTGCATACCGGGAGGCGCTATGCGCAGGCATTCTTTTGGAGATGCTCGCGCTGCTGCAGGCGGAATGGGACGGAAGAGACCGCAAATCTGCAAAAAGCGAGCTTGCCGAACTGATGAAATCGTATATTCATAACCATTACCGGGAAAAAGTGACCAAACACGAGATCGGCGCCTTTATCGGCAAAAGCCCGAATTATGCAGCGTCCCTCTTCCGCGAAATGACGGGTCAAACGATCGGCGATTACGTGCATACAGCGCGGGTGAAAGCGGCTCAGTCGCTCCTCGTGGAGTCCGGTATGACCGTTGAGGATATTTCCGAATATGTCGGGTATGCGGACGTGTCGTATTTTTACCGGATTTTCAAAATGAAACTGGGTCAGGTTCCGTCCGATTACACGAAGCGCCGGGAAGCGAGAAAGCTTTGA